Proteins from a single region of Sphingomonas swuensis:
- a CDS encoding A24 family peptidase, translating to MNLPLLAPQWAFWTLIVLLVLAALQDAAKLKISNYLVGAVLLLGILAAILAGPRLSLWENGLSFVIALTIGTFLFGRGMLGGGDVKLFAATILWFEFGGALRFLLMTAIAGGVLAVVLIFGRMLPWPDAIRSRVRALQPKAGIPYGIAIAAGAILTSSALATAAAFAPGQ from the coding sequence GTGAATCTGCCGCTGCTGGCTCCGCAATGGGCCTTCTGGACGCTGATCGTCCTACTGGTGCTGGCCGCGCTGCAGGATGCCGCCAAGCTCAAGATCAGCAATTACCTCGTCGGCGCGGTGCTCCTGCTCGGGATCCTCGCCGCGATCCTCGCCGGGCCACGGCTGTCGCTGTGGGAGAACGGGCTGAGCTTCGTCATCGCGCTGACCATCGGCACCTTCCTGTTCGGCCGCGGGATGCTCGGCGGCGGCGACGTCAAGCTGTTCGCGGCGACCATCCTGTGGTTCGAGTTCGGCGGCGCGCTGCGCTTCCTGCTGATGACCGCGATCGCCGGCGGCGTGCTTGCGGTGGTGCTGATCTTCGGGCGGATGCTGCCCTGGCCCGACGCGATCCGCTCGCGGGTCCGCGCGCTCCAGCCCAAGGCGGGAATTCCCTACGGGATCGCTATTGCGGCCGGAGCGATCCTGACCTCGTCGGCACTGGCGACCGCGGCGGCCTTCGCCCCGGGGCAGTGA
- a CDS encoding sulfite exporter TauE/SafE family protein, with protein MDIYLPIANMSVNALLIVALGGLVGILSGLFGVGGGFLTTPLLIFYGIPPGVAVASATTQITGASVSGVMAHMKRGGVDVRMGLVMIAGGLVGSLAGAGLFRLAQASGQLDTIIGLLYVFLLGSIGFLMLRDAMKALGWWKSAEEESPRRRRHHKWVAALPMRWRFYASGLYISPLAPLALGFIAGILTVLLGIGGGFVLVPAMIYLLGMAPRVVVGTSLIMILAVSAATTMIHALTTRSVDIVLAALLLLGGVVGAQYGARLTTRLKPDLLRFSLAIIILLVAARMALGLTYRPDELFSIEYL; from the coding sequence ATGGATATCTACCTCCCCATCGCCAACATGAGCGTCAACGCGCTGCTCATCGTGGCGCTCGGCGGGCTGGTCGGGATCCTCTCCGGGCTATTCGGGGTCGGCGGCGGCTTCCTCACCACCCCGCTGCTCATCTTCTACGGAATTCCGCCCGGGGTCGCGGTCGCCTCGGCCACCACCCAGATCACCGGAGCCAGCGTGTCGGGCGTGATGGCCCACATGAAGCGCGGCGGGGTCGACGTTCGGATGGGCCTGGTGATGATCGCCGGCGGCCTCGTCGGGAGCCTCGCGGGAGCCGGCCTGTTCCGCCTCGCCCAGGCCAGCGGCCAGCTCGATACCATCATCGGCCTGCTCTACGTATTCCTGCTGGGAAGCATTGGCTTCCTCATGCTGCGCGACGCGATGAAGGCGCTCGGCTGGTGGAAGTCGGCCGAGGAGGAATCACCCCGCCGGCGCCGCCACCACAAGTGGGTCGCCGCGCTCCCGATGCGCTGGCGCTTCTACGCAAGCGGCCTCTACATCTCCCCGCTTGCCCCGCTCGCGCTCGGCTTCATCGCCGGGATCCTCACCGTATTGCTCGGGATCGGCGGCGGCTTCGTGCTGGTGCCCGCGATGATCTATTTGCTCGGCATGGCGCCGCGTGTCGTCGTCGGGACCAGCCTCATCATGATCCTCGCGGTCAGCGCCGCGACCACCATGATCCATGCGCTGACCACCCGCTCGGTCGACATCGTGCTCGCCGCCTTGCTTCTGCTCGGCGGGGTGGTCGGCGCGCAATATGGCGCAAGGCTGACGACCCGACTCAAGCCCGACCTCCTCCGCTTCAGCCTCGCGATCATCATCCTGCTGGTCGCCGCGCGGATGGCGCTCGGCCTGACCTACCGGCCCGACGAGCTCTTCTCGATCGAGTATCTCTGA
- a CDS encoding FeoA family protein has product MTVQPSPASFALLLDELALGARGRIANVDWALLADGEACRLRHFGFDEGVTVEPLHSGPVGRDPLAVKVGRMTVAIRRSHARAIRVIPSA; this is encoded by the coding sequence ATGACCGTTCAGCCGAGTCCCGCGTCCTTCGCCCTCCTGCTCGATGAGCTCGCGCTTGGTGCGCGTGGTCGAATCGCCAACGTCGACTGGGCCCTTCTCGCCGACGGCGAGGCCTGCCGGCTCCGCCACTTCGGCTTCGACGAGGGCGTCACCGTCGAGCCGCTGCACAGCGGCCCGGTCGGGCGTGACCCGCTCGCGGTGAAGGTCGGCCGGATGACGGTCGCGATCCGCCGCAGCCATGCGCGCGCCATTCGCGTGATCCCGTCCGCCTAG
- a CDS encoding glycosyl transferase family protein, whose product MTLQQLLADGAAELALFAALGFLFFSLDDLAVDLIYFVRRGWRALTVYRHHPRADATALAGGTECGWLVVLIPAWDEAAVIGAMLRSTLARFDHPDFTLLVGHYRNDPATRLAIAAVEDPRVIAVEVPANGPTTKADCLNHLYAFLVRHEAASGRRAKALILHDAEDLVHPLELRLFDRLVERAGVVQLPVVPLPDRASPWIGGHYCDEFAESHGKELVVREAVGASIPLAGVGCAIHREAIARLASAHDGRPFAGGSMTEDYEMGLRLGALGERTVFVRLPDRVGEPGVVCSRGHFPATLGAAVRQKARWLGGIAFAGWDRLGWRGGLGERWFRLRDRRGPLAALLLLSGYLAALLWGQLWLAAQLGAPLPPQPTPLLAGLLQINFVLLLWRTLMRIAFTSAVYGAGEGLASVPRILAGNLIAILAAGRALFQHAGGGPRQWDKTAHVFPAIEMVRR is encoded by the coding sequence ATGACGCTCCAGCAATTGCTTGCCGACGGCGCGGCGGAGCTGGCGCTGTTCGCCGCGCTCGGCTTTCTCTTCTTCTCGCTCGACGACCTCGCGGTCGACCTCATCTACTTCGTCCGCCGCGGCTGGCGCGCGCTGACCGTCTACCGGCACCATCCGCGTGCCGACGCGACCGCGCTCGCGGGCGGCACCGAATGCGGCTGGCTGGTGGTGCTGATCCCCGCCTGGGACGAGGCCGCGGTGATCGGGGCGATGCTCCGCTCGACCCTCGCCCGCTTCGACCATCCCGACTTCACCCTGCTCGTCGGCCACTATCGCAACGATCCCGCGACCAGGCTGGCGATCGCGGCGGTCGAGGACCCGCGGGTGATCGCGGTCGAGGTGCCGGCGAACGGCCCGACCACCAAGGCCGATTGCCTCAATCATCTCTACGCCTTCCTCGTCCGCCACGAGGCGGCGAGCGGGCGTCGGGCCAAGGCGCTGATCCTCCATGATGCCGAGGACCTCGTCCACCCGCTCGAGCTTCGGCTGTTCGACCGGCTGGTCGAGCGCGCAGGCGTGGTCCAGCTTCCCGTGGTCCCGCTGCCCGACCGCGCAAGCCCCTGGATCGGCGGCCATTATTGCGACGAGTTCGCCGAGAGCCACGGCAAGGAGCTGGTGGTGCGCGAGGCGGTCGGGGCGTCGATTCCCCTCGCCGGGGTGGGCTGCGCCATCCACCGCGAGGCGATTGCCCGGCTCGCCTCCGCCCACGACGGCAGGCCCTTCGCCGGCGGCTCGATGACCGAGGACTATGAGATGGGCCTGCGCCTCGGCGCGCTCGGCGAGCGGACCGTCTTCGTGCGGCTTCCCGATCGCGTCGGCGAGCCGGGCGTGGTGTGCAGCCGCGGCCACTTCCCGGCGACGCTCGGCGCGGCGGTGCGACAGAAGGCGCGCTGGCTGGGCGGGATCGCCTTTGCCGGCTGGGACCGGCTCGGCTGGCGCGGTGGGCTGGGCGAGCGCTGGTTCCGGCTCCGCGACCGGCGCGGGCCGCTCGCCGCTCTGCTGCTCCTCTCGGGCTATCTCGCGGCGCTGCTCTGGGGGCAGCTGTGGCTCGCCGCCCAGCTCGGCGCGCCACTCCCGCCCCAGCCGACGCCGCTGCTCGCCGGCCTGCTCCAGATCAACTTCGTCCTCTTGCTGTGGAGAACCCTGATGCGGATCGCATTCACCAGCGCTGTCTATGGCGCGGGCGAGGGGCTTGCGTCGGTTCCTCGAATCCTCGCCGGCAACCTCATCGCCATCCTCGCCGCCGGGCGCGCCTTGTTCCAGCACGCCGGCGGCGGTCCGCGGCAGTGGGACAAGACCGCCCATGTCTTTCCGGCCATCGAGATGGTGCGGCGTTGA
- the rlmN gene encoding 23S rRNA (adenine(2503)-C(2))-methyltransferase RlmN, translating into MSADTPLMPIPGPIDPVPVPRPAAVSADPRVELIGRPREGIREVLEEAGLEPRVAKLRAKQLWHWIYNRGVTDFALMTDVAKAQQPWLAERFRISRPGVVEAQVSTDGTRKWLLQTHDGHDFEMVFIPDADRGTLCVSSQVGCTLNCRFCHTGTMRLVRNLEPHEIVGQVMLARDSLGEWPSQPEGRMLTNIVMMGMGEPLYNFDNVRDALKIVMDGDGLGLSKRRITLSTSGVVPMMERCGEEIGVNLAVSLHAVTKEIRDEIVPLNRKYGIEELLQACADYPGANNARRITFEYVMLKDKNDSDDHARELVRLIRHYRLPAKVNLIPFNPWPGAEYECSTPERIRSFSNIVFEGGISAPVRTPRGRDIDAACGQLKTAAEKKKRADLDREAAA; encoded by the coding sequence ATGAGCGCTGACACCCCCCTGATGCCGATCCCCGGCCCGATCGATCCCGTCCCCGTGCCCCGGCCGGCGGCGGTCTCCGCTGACCCGCGAGTCGAGCTGATCGGGCGCCCGCGCGAGGGCATCCGCGAAGTGCTCGAGGAGGCCGGGCTCGAGCCGCGGGTCGCCAAGCTGCGCGCCAAGCAATTGTGGCACTGGATCTACAATCGCGGGGTCACCGACTTCGCGCTGATGACCGACGTCGCCAAGGCGCAGCAGCCATGGCTGGCCGAGCGATTCCGGATCAGCCGTCCGGGCGTGGTCGAGGCGCAGGTCTCGACCGATGGCACCCGCAAGTGGCTGCTCCAGACCCATGACGGTCACGACTTCGAGATGGTCTTCATCCCCGACGCCGATCGCGGGACCCTGTGCGTGTCGAGCCAGGTCGGCTGCACCCTCAACTGCCGCTTCTGCCACACCGGCACGATGCGGCTGGTCCGCAACCTCGAGCCGCACGAGATCGTCGGCCAGGTGATGCTCGCCCGCGATTCGCTCGGCGAGTGGCCGAGCCAGCCCGAGGGGCGGATGCTCACCAACATCGTGATGATGGGAATGGGCGAGCCCCTGTACAATTTCGACAATGTCCGCGACGCGCTCAAGATCGTCATGGACGGCGACGGGCTCGGCCTGTCCAAGCGCCGGATCACGCTGTCGACGTCGGGCGTGGTGCCGATGATGGAAAGGTGCGGCGAGGAGATCGGGGTCAATCTCGCGGTCTCGCTGCACGCGGTCACCAAGGAGATCCGCGACGAGATCGTGCCCCTGAACCGCAAGTACGGGATCGAGGAGCTGCTCCAGGCCTGTGCCGACTATCCGGGCGCCAACAATGCCCGCCGCATCACCTTCGAATATGTGATGCTGAAGGACAAGAACGACAGCGACGACCATGCCCGCGAGCTGGTCCGGCTGATCCGGCACTATCGCCTGCCGGCCAAGGTGAACCTCATTCCGTTCAACCCGTGGCCGGGCGCCGAATATGAGTGCTCGACGCCCGAGCGTATCCGCTCCTTCTCGAACATCGTGTTCGAGGGCGGGATCTCGGCGCCGGTGCGGACCCCGCGCGGGCGCGACATCGACGCCGCCTGCGGCCAGCTCAAGACCGCCGCCGAGAAGAAGAAGCGCGCCGACCTCGACCGCGAGGCGGCCGCCTAG